Proteins co-encoded in one Pseudarthrobacter chlorophenolicus A6 genomic window:
- a CDS encoding thioredoxin family protein, with protein MATIDITEHTFAQTLEGSDIVFVDFWAAWCGPCRMFAPTYGAAAERHPDITFAKVDTEAERGLAAAANITSIPTLMAFKDKTLVFSQPGALNATGLEEVIQAVKALDMDKASDDAGIQHA; from the coding sequence ATGGCCACCATCGATATCACCGAACATACTTTTGCCCAGACCCTGGAAGGCAGCGACATTGTCTTCGTTGACTTCTGGGCAGCCTGGTGCGGCCCCTGCCGCATGTTCGCCCCCACCTACGGCGCCGCCGCCGAACGCCACCCGGACATCACCTTCGCCAAGGTGGACACCGAGGCCGAGCGGGGCCTGGCGGCCGCAGCGAACATTACCTCCATCCCCACCCTCATGGCCTTCAAGGACAAGACCCTCGTCTTCTCCCAGCCGGGCGCCCTCAACGCCACCGGCCTCGAGGAAGTCATCCAGGCCGTCAAGGCCCTGGACATGGACAAGGCCAGCGACGACGCCGGGATCCAGCACGCCTGA
- a CDS encoding MBL fold metallo-hydrolase gives MLIERIYDEDLAQASYLIGCQAKGEAIVVDGRRDIAVYQDLAAKNGMKIVAVTETHIHADYLSGTRELAAATGAKVYVSGEGGPDWQYEFDGERLYDGDAITLGNITIKALHTPGHTPEHLSFLVTDGAFSDQPGYLLSGDFVFSGDLGRPDLLDEAAGGIDTRFEGAKQLFASLRDKFLTLPDYVQVHPAHGAGSACGKALGAIPSSTVGYERLYAWWGPYLAANDEQGFIDELLDGQPDAHAYFGRMKRENREGPAVMGERTPLPELSTGIVAAGLDEDTLTFIDTRSNSEVHEGTVVRSLNVPAGKSVASYGAWVVNPETDKNPLVLLASGQDQAMDMWDHLVRVGIDNVAGYVTGIEELPTFTPKLIQPEELDGFDAAMVLDVRNKTEHTAGHIPGSYQLSGGRVMWHLDELPANGTIVTYCQSGVRNSVAASALRRAGYDIVELDGSYAAWSMWRQSRPNAVAAH, from the coding sequence ATGCTTATCGAGCGCATCTACGACGAAGACCTCGCCCAGGCCAGCTACCTGATCGGCTGCCAGGCCAAGGGTGAAGCCATTGTGGTTGACGGACGCCGCGACATCGCCGTTTACCAGGACCTCGCAGCGAAGAACGGCATGAAGATCGTGGCCGTCACCGAAACCCACATCCACGCCGACTACCTCTCCGGCACCCGCGAACTGGCAGCCGCGACCGGTGCCAAGGTGTACGTTTCCGGCGAAGGCGGCCCGGACTGGCAGTACGAATTCGACGGCGAACGGCTGTACGACGGCGACGCCATCACGCTGGGCAACATCACCATCAAGGCCCTCCACACCCCCGGCCACACCCCCGAGCACCTGTCCTTCCTGGTGACCGACGGTGCCTTCAGTGACCAGCCGGGCTACCTGCTGTCCGGTGACTTCGTCTTCTCCGGCGACCTGGGCCGGCCGGACCTGCTGGACGAGGCCGCCGGCGGCATCGATACCCGCTTCGAGGGTGCAAAGCAGCTCTTCGCCAGCTTGCGGGACAAATTCCTCACCCTCCCGGACTACGTCCAGGTCCACCCCGCCCACGGCGCGGGCAGCGCCTGCGGCAAGGCCCTCGGTGCCATCCCGTCCTCCACGGTGGGCTACGAACGGCTCTACGCCTGGTGGGGGCCGTACCTGGCCGCCAACGACGAGCAGGGCTTCATCGATGAACTCCTCGACGGACAGCCGGACGCACACGCCTACTTCGGCCGCATGAAGCGCGAAAACCGTGAAGGCCCGGCCGTCATGGGTGAACGCACCCCGCTGCCGGAGCTTTCCACCGGCATCGTGGCCGCCGGCCTCGACGAAGACACCCTGACCTTCATTGACACCCGGTCCAACAGCGAGGTCCATGAAGGCACCGTGGTCCGGTCACTGAACGTTCCGGCCGGCAAATCAGTGGCCAGCTACGGCGCCTGGGTGGTGAACCCGGAAACTGACAAGAACCCGCTGGTGCTGCTGGCCAGCGGCCAGGACCAGGCCATGGACATGTGGGACCACCTGGTACGCGTGGGCATCGATAACGTGGCCGGCTACGTCACCGGCATCGAGGAACTGCCCACCTTTACCCCAAAGCTCATCCAGCCCGAAGAACTGGACGGCTTCGACGCCGCCATGGTCCTGGACGTCCGCAACAAGACCGAGCACACGGCCGGCCACATTCCGGGCTCGTACCAGCTCAGCGGCGGCCGTGTGATGTGGCACCTGGACGAGCTTCCCGCCAACGGCACCATCGTCACCTACTGCCAGTCCGGCGTCCGGAACTCCGTAGCAGCCAGCGCCCTGCGCCGTGCGGGGTACGACATCGTCGAACTTGACGGCAGCTACGCGGCCTGGAGCATGTGGCGGCAGTCCCGGCCCAACGCCGTGGCCGCCCACTAA
- a CDS encoding MFS transporter: MPGSTRPENPAATRRPVLGLRQNLAQFMLLVAVNALVGGTLGQERTVLPLLATEAFHLDLYTGALTYILAFGLSKAAMNYFAGTLSDKYGRKPVLVAGWLAALPVPAMLILAPSWGWIVTANVLLGISQGLTWSTAVIMKMDLVGPRQRGLAMGFNEAAGYLGVAATALATGYLATTYGLRPAPFLLGAAYIALGLGLTVLAVRETHHHAFAEASGTPAAPGAAGAGLSTGQVFTLTSFRDRSLSAASQAGLVNNLNDGLAWGLFPVLFAGAGLGVGQIGIIAAAYPAVWGAAQLVTGAASDRWGRKWFIAAGMLVQAAALAMVAAGSTFEAWLGAAVVLGIGTAMVYPTLLASIGDVAHPAWRARAVGIYRLWRDAGFAAGALLAGLIADLYGIPVAVAAVAGITAVSGIVVAVRMRGGDHRPAAALP; encoded by the coding sequence ATGCCCGGCAGCACACGTCCCGAAAACCCCGCAGCGACGCGGCGCCCGGTGCTGGGACTGCGTCAGAACCTGGCCCAGTTCATGCTGCTGGTTGCCGTCAACGCGCTGGTGGGCGGCACCCTGGGACAGGAACGCACGGTCCTGCCCCTCCTGGCCACGGAGGCCTTCCACCTGGACCTCTACACCGGGGCGCTGACGTACATCCTCGCGTTCGGGCTGTCCAAGGCTGCAATGAACTATTTTGCGGGGACGCTCTCCGACAAATACGGCCGCAAGCCCGTCCTCGTCGCCGGCTGGCTGGCAGCACTCCCGGTCCCCGCCATGCTGATCCTCGCCCCCTCCTGGGGCTGGATCGTAACGGCCAACGTCCTGCTGGGCATCAGCCAGGGCCTGACCTGGTCCACGGCCGTGATCATGAAAATGGACCTGGTGGGCCCGCGCCAGCGGGGCCTGGCCATGGGCTTCAACGAAGCGGCCGGCTACCTTGGCGTGGCTGCCACGGCACTGGCTACCGGCTACCTCGCCACCACCTACGGGCTCCGGCCGGCACCGTTCCTCCTCGGAGCGGCCTACATCGCCCTGGGGCTGGGCCTGACAGTCCTGGCCGTCCGCGAAACCCACCACCATGCCTTCGCCGAGGCGTCCGGAACACCCGCCGCACCCGGTGCTGCCGGAGCCGGCCTCAGCACGGGCCAGGTGTTCACCCTGACCAGCTTCAGGGACCGCTCCCTCTCTGCGGCCAGCCAGGCCGGCCTGGTCAACAACCTCAACGACGGGCTCGCCTGGGGTCTCTTCCCCGTCCTGTTTGCCGGCGCCGGCCTGGGCGTGGGCCAGATCGGCATCATTGCCGCCGCCTACCCTGCCGTGTGGGGAGCCGCGCAGCTGGTGACCGGTGCCGCCTCGGACCGCTGGGGCCGCAAATGGTTCATAGCCGCAGGCATGCTGGTACAGGCCGCAGCCCTGGCAATGGTCGCGGCAGGCAGCACCTTCGAGGCATGGCTCGGGGCCGCCGTCGTCCTCGGCATCGGCACCGCCATGGTGTATCCCACCCTGCTGGCCAGCATCGGAGACGTCGCCCACCCAGCGTGGCGGGCACGCGCCGTCGGGATTTACCGTCTATGGCGCGACGCCGGGTTCGCCGCAGGTGCGCTGCTCGCCGGGCTCATCGCGGACCTGTACGGAATTCCGGTGGCTGTCGCCGCCGTCGCCGGAATCACCGCGGTGTCCGGGATTGTCGTGGCAGTGCGGATGCGCGGCGGCGACCACCGCCCCGCTGCGGCGCTGCCTTAG
- a CDS encoding VIT1/CCC1 transporter family protein: MTELLKQHPNEPHDDSIAARLNWLRAGVLGANDGIVSVAATVVGVAGVTNDVTPILIAGAAAVVGGAVSMALGEYVSVSSQSDSQRALIEKERQELHDDPDGELEELAAIYQAKGLTEATARTVAAELTEHDALGAHLEAELKIDEASVASAWHAAFASAIAFTIGAVLPLLAILLPPAEIRVPLTFVAVVVALAITGTVSARIGGSSKRKATLRLVIGGALAMAFTYGVGLLLGTTGIA, encoded by the coding sequence ATGACTGAGTTGCTGAAGCAGCACCCCAATGAACCGCACGACGACAGCATTGCTGCGCGCCTGAACTGGCTGCGCGCGGGTGTCCTTGGAGCCAATGACGGCATCGTGTCAGTTGCTGCGACGGTGGTGGGTGTTGCCGGCGTGACCAACGATGTCACTCCCATCCTGATAGCCGGGGCGGCCGCCGTGGTGGGCGGTGCCGTGTCCATGGCGCTGGGCGAGTATGTGTCCGTCAGCAGCCAAAGCGACAGCCAGCGGGCGCTGATCGAGAAGGAACGCCAGGAGCTCCACGACGATCCCGACGGCGAACTGGAGGAGCTTGCCGCCATCTACCAGGCGAAGGGACTCACCGAAGCCACCGCGCGCACGGTGGCCGCAGAGCTTACCGAGCACGATGCGCTGGGCGCGCACCTGGAAGCCGAACTGAAGATTGATGAGGCCAGCGTCGCCAGCGCCTGGCACGCTGCTTTCGCCTCAGCCATCGCCTTCACCATCGGTGCGGTACTCCCGCTGCTGGCGATCCTGCTGCCTCCGGCCGAAATCCGGGTTCCCCTCACCTTCGTGGCAGTCGTCGTCGCCCTGGCCATCACCGGTACGGTCAGTGCCAGGATCGGTGGCAGTTCGAAACGGAAAGCCACCCTGCGCCTGGTCATCGGCGGTGCCCTTGCCATGGCGTTCACCTATGGCGTTGGCCTGCTGCTGGGGACCACGGGGATAGCCTGA
- a CDS encoding matrixin family metalloprotease, giving the protein MPKVRRSPSGRIPQWAIDEAFGRQAQQAPWRAPEPAPHNAGRPAFGRAPRPHGPRKRRLLPALGVALVICLYFTPSFLSRVVLPFAAPYLPGATVPPPGYEAASSPLGTPPASTGSTAFVLQESPDPGQRFAAYDPCRPVHYVVRPDFAVPGGDALIRDAVAATSAATGLQFVYDGTSTEAPADEREAFQPDRYGKRWAPILITWSTPQESPGLAGDIAGDGGSTFIQAPGQPMVLAAGQIRLDAPDLAGILASRPDGTEQVRAIIMHELGHVVGLDHVSDPAQLMHADNVGVVDFAAGDRAGLALLGSGPCVPQL; this is encoded by the coding sequence ATGCCAAAGGTGCGCCGGTCACCGAGCGGGCGGATCCCGCAGTGGGCCATCGACGAGGCGTTCGGCCGGCAGGCACAACAGGCTCCCTGGCGCGCACCGGAACCGGCACCCCACAACGCCGGACGCCCGGCGTTCGGGCGTGCGCCCCGGCCGCACGGGCCCCGGAAGCGGCGGCTGCTGCCCGCGCTGGGCGTGGCGCTGGTCATCTGCCTGTACTTCACGCCGTCGTTCCTTAGCCGCGTTGTCCTTCCCTTCGCGGCACCTTACCTGCCGGGGGCAACGGTCCCGCCGCCCGGGTACGAGGCCGCGTCCTCGCCGCTGGGGACTCCCCCGGCCAGCACCGGCTCCACGGCTTTCGTCCTGCAGGAGTCGCCCGATCCCGGCCAGCGGTTCGCCGCCTACGATCCGTGCCGCCCCGTCCACTACGTGGTGCGTCCGGACTTCGCCGTACCGGGCGGCGACGCCCTGATCCGGGACGCCGTTGCAGCGACCTCGGCGGCCACCGGCTTACAGTTCGTGTACGACGGCACGTCCACCGAAGCGCCGGCGGATGAACGGGAGGCCTTCCAGCCGGACCGCTACGGCAAGCGCTGGGCACCAATATTGATCACCTGGTCCACGCCGCAGGAATCCCCAGGTCTCGCGGGCGACATCGCGGGCGACGGCGGCAGCACCTTCATCCAGGCACCCGGCCAGCCGATGGTCCTCGCCGCCGGCCAGATCCGGCTGGACGCACCCGACCTCGCAGGCATCCTGGCCAGCCGCCCGGACGGAACGGAACAGGTGCGGGCCATCATCATGCACGAACTGGGCCACGTTGTGGGCCTGGACCACGTCAGCGATCCGGCCCAGCTGATGCACGCGGACAACGTGGGCGTGGTGGACTTCGCCGCCGGGGACCGCGCCGGGCTTGCACTCCTGGGCAGCGGGCCGTGTGTTCCCCAGCTCTAA
- a CDS encoding ABC transporter substrate-binding protein codes for MAEPQDKSPQNPGNSTRIVAGQAAPKRPLGLKIGIAAAVLALVGGGAAVASAVNANNASTAPTAEAAPAGNPAAELKLGYFGNVTHAPALVGVSKGFIKDELGDTKLSTQVFNAGPAAIEALNAGAIDATYIGPNPAINSFVKSQGESINIIAGAAAGGAQLVVKPEINSAADLRGKTLASPQLGGTQDVALRAWLTAQGYKTNVDGSGDVAINPTENAQTLKLFQDGKLDGAWLPEPWASRLVLTAGAKVLVDEKDLWDGSLSGKPGEFPTTILIVNQKFAADHPDTVKALLKGHAKSVEWLNGAAAGEKATVINAALKEAAGAELKADVIDRSLKNIVFTVDPLAGTYQKLLADGVTAGTTKQADINGIFDLRALNEVTGEKTSAANLGKE; via the coding sequence ATGGCAGAGCCCCAGGACAAGAGTCCGCAGAACCCCGGAAACTCCACCCGCATCGTCGCCGGCCAGGCCGCACCCAAGCGCCCCCTGGGCCTGAAAATCGGCATCGCCGCCGCCGTCCTCGCCCTCGTGGGAGGCGGCGCCGCCGTCGCCTCCGCCGTCAACGCGAACAACGCCTCCACCGCACCCACTGCCGAAGCCGCCCCGGCAGGCAACCCGGCTGCGGAACTGAAGCTCGGCTACTTCGGCAACGTCACCCATGCCCCCGCACTGGTGGGCGTCAGCAAGGGCTTCATCAAGGACGAGCTCGGCGACACCAAGCTCAGCACCCAGGTCTTCAACGCCGGTCCTGCCGCCATCGAGGCACTCAACGCCGGAGCCATCGACGCCACCTACATCGGCCCCAACCCGGCCATCAACTCGTTCGTGAAGAGCCAGGGCGAGTCCATCAACATCATTGCCGGCGCAGCCGCGGGTGGCGCGCAGCTGGTGGTGAAGCCGGAAATCAACTCCGCCGCTGACCTCAGGGGCAAGACCCTCGCCTCCCCGCAGCTCGGCGGCACCCAGGACGTGGCCCTCCGCGCCTGGCTGACCGCCCAGGGGTACAAGACCAACGTTGACGGCAGCGGCGACGTGGCCATCAACCCCACCGAGAACGCCCAGACCCTCAAGCTGTTCCAGGACGGCAAGCTCGACGGCGCGTGGCTGCCCGAGCCCTGGGCCTCCCGCCTGGTGCTGACCGCCGGCGCCAAGGTGCTGGTGGATGAGAAGGACCTGTGGGACGGTTCGCTGTCCGGCAAGCCCGGCGAATTCCCCACCACCATCCTGATCGTCAACCAGAAGTTCGCGGCAGACCACCCGGACACCGTGAAGGCGCTCCTGAAGGGCCATGCCAAATCCGTTGAATGGCTGAACGGCGCCGCCGCAGGTGAGAAGGCCACGGTGATCAACGCAGCACTCAAGGAAGCGGCCGGCGCCGAGCTGAAGGCCGATGTCATCGACCGGTCCCTCAAGAACATCGTGTTCACGGTGGACCCGCTGGCCGGCACGTACCAGAAGCTGCTGGCCGACGGCGTCACGGCCGGAACCACCAAGCAGGCCGACATCAACGGCATCTTCGACCTGCGGGCCCTCAACGAGGTCACCGGCGAGAAGACCTCCGCCGCCAACCTCGGCAAGGAATAG
- a CDS encoding glucose 1-dehydrogenase: MNPLFDLAGRTALVTGSSRGIGNALARALAEAGATVVLNGVNAERLDAAEASMAADFAAGRIRSCAFDVTRDADAGRGVAWVEENVGPLDILVNNAGIQHRVPMLDLDVEDWERVISTDLTSAFLVGRAAARAMVPRGRGKIINICSVQADLARPTIAPYVAAKGGLRNLTRAMTAEWASSGLQINAIAPGYIHTEMTQNLVDDEQFNSWILGRTPARRWGTPQDLAGPVVWLASDGSGFVNGQTIFIDGGMTVVV; encoded by the coding sequence GTGAATCCACTGTTCGACCTGGCCGGACGCACCGCCCTGGTCACCGGTTCCAGCCGCGGCATCGGCAACGCCCTCGCCAGGGCACTTGCGGAAGCCGGCGCCACGGTGGTCCTGAACGGGGTCAACGCGGAGCGGCTCGACGCCGCCGAGGCGTCGATGGCAGCGGACTTTGCCGCGGGCCGGATCCGCAGCTGCGCGTTCGACGTCACCCGGGATGCCGACGCCGGCCGTGGAGTCGCCTGGGTGGAGGAGAACGTCGGCCCCCTGGACATCCTGGTCAACAATGCCGGCATCCAGCACCGCGTGCCCATGCTGGACCTCGACGTCGAGGACTGGGAACGGGTCATCAGCACCGACCTCACCAGCGCGTTCCTGGTGGGCCGCGCCGCAGCCCGGGCCATGGTTCCCCGCGGCCGCGGCAAGATCATCAACATCTGTTCGGTGCAGGCGGACCTGGCCCGGCCCACCATAGCCCCGTATGTCGCCGCGAAGGGCGGGCTGCGGAACCTGACCCGCGCCATGACGGCGGAGTGGGCGTCCTCAGGGCTGCAGATCAACGCCATCGCACCCGGCTACATCCATACGGAGATGACGCAGAACCTGGTGGACGACGAGCAGTTCAACTCCTGGATCCTGGGCAGGACGCCGGCCCGGCGCTGGGGTACCCCGCAGGACCTTGCAGGCCCGGTGGTGTGGCTTGCCTCGGACGGTTCGGGGTTCGTCAACGGCCAGACCATCTTCATCGACGGCGGCATGACAGTGGTGGTTTAG
- a CDS encoding NAD(P)-dependent oxidoreductase, giving the protein MTHGSVGFVGLGLMGAPMAANLAKAGWQVRAWNRSPAAVRDLELLGGTGVEHVADLRGEPVIIFMLPDLPFIEESAAGLLAEWRKAPPAPGTLVVVMSSVSPVGVQAFGLAVADASGGNASVLDAPVSGGTDGARRGTLAIMAGGSEAGFARALPVLESMGTAVRRLGGLGAGSLAKACNQLVVGTTTAALAEAAELAERSGLDVHALFEVLSGGLAGSRVLDQVGPRLAAKDYTPTGPAKFMRKDLSFVLESAGSAGTATPMASAGIALYTELVAQGLGDQDLAVVRQAIANLGVPAGEATR; this is encoded by the coding sequence GTGACGCACGGGTCCGTCGGCTTCGTCGGCCTGGGCCTCATGGGGGCGCCGATGGCCGCCAACCTGGCCAAGGCCGGCTGGCAGGTCAGGGCGTGGAACCGCTCCCCCGCAGCCGTCCGGGACCTCGAACTGCTGGGCGGCACCGGCGTCGAACACGTTGCGGACCTGCGCGGCGAGCCCGTCATCATCTTCATGCTCCCTGACCTGCCCTTCATCGAAGAGTCCGCGGCCGGCCTCCTGGCGGAGTGGCGGAAAGCTCCGCCCGCGCCGGGGACGCTCGTGGTGGTCATGAGCAGCGTGTCACCGGTGGGCGTGCAGGCGTTCGGCCTCGCGGTGGCGGACGCGAGCGGCGGGAACGCGTCGGTGCTCGATGCGCCGGTCAGCGGCGGCACGGACGGCGCCCGGCGGGGAACCCTGGCCATCATGGCGGGCGGCTCAGAGGCCGGCTTCGCGCGTGCCCTGCCGGTGCTGGAGTCCATGGGCACGGCGGTGCGGCGGCTGGGCGGGCTGGGTGCAGGCTCGCTGGCCAAGGCCTGCAACCAGCTGGTGGTGGGAACCACGACGGCGGCACTCGCCGAAGCCGCGGAGCTCGCCGAACGCTCAGGCCTGGACGTTCACGCCCTCTTCGAGGTGCTGTCCGGCGGCTTGGCGGGCAGCCGCGTGCTGGACCAGGTGGGACCCCGGCTGGCAGCGAAGGACTACACACCCACCGGGCCGGCCAAGTTTATGCGCAAGGACCTGTCCTTCGTGCTCGAAAGCGCAGGAAGCGCGGGGACGGCCACACCCATGGCGTCCGCCGGAATCGCGCTGTACACCGAACTCGTGGCCCAGGGTCTGGGCGACCAGGACCTTGCGGTGGTGCGGCAGGCCATTGCCAACCTCGGCGTGCCCGCCGGGGAGGCCACGCGGTGA
- a CDS encoding MFS transporter translates to MTTRTKTPQTEADGAVVDPEQLRRATLASSVGSALEYYDFYIYGLASALIFGPLFFAPLGDSGAVIASFATYGVGFAARPFGGVVFGYIGDRFGRKMVLILTIGLMGMASFAIGLLPTFEQAGMLGAVLLVALRILQGLGAGAEQAGATTLISEVAPRRRRGFFASLPFVGIQLGTLLGAGTFALMALADKEVLQGWLWRVPFLASVILIVIAVFIRLKLKETPVFQELEKHKAVVKNPVGQIWKHSKKNVLVGIGLRMGENGNSSIYSALLVSFISMPAGVFAGDKFIGPTGLLIAAGFAAVLVVTFGALSDRFGRVPVYRYGALFQAVIALPAFYLVTLGNVTLVWVVMVVGIAIGVQSMLGPQCALLPELFGSQHRFTGVALSRELSAVLAGGFAPMIGVALLAATNHSWLVPALYSLVLAGISFATTFFTPETNGRDLVVVEDAK, encoded by the coding sequence GTGACAACTCGTACTAAAACACCGCAGACCGAAGCGGACGGCGCCGTCGTCGATCCGGAGCAGCTGCGAAGGGCAACTCTTGCCAGCTCCGTGGGTTCAGCCCTGGAGTACTACGACTTCTACATCTACGGCCTCGCATCGGCCCTGATCTTCGGCCCGCTGTTCTTCGCGCCCCTGGGCGACAGCGGCGCCGTCATCGCCTCCTTCGCCACCTACGGCGTCGGCTTCGCGGCCCGGCCGTTCGGCGGAGTGGTCTTCGGATACATCGGAGACCGGTTCGGCCGCAAAATGGTGCTGATCCTGACCATCGGCCTGATGGGCATGGCCAGCTTCGCCATCGGACTCCTCCCCACCTTCGAGCAGGCTGGGATGCTCGGGGCAGTGCTGCTGGTGGCCCTCCGCATCCTGCAGGGCCTCGGCGCCGGAGCCGAGCAGGCAGGCGCCACAACGCTGATCTCCGAGGTGGCCCCGCGCCGCCGTCGCGGGTTCTTCGCCTCCCTGCCGTTCGTGGGCATCCAGCTGGGCACCCTCCTGGGTGCCGGCACCTTCGCCCTGATGGCCCTGGCGGACAAGGAAGTCCTGCAGGGCTGGCTCTGGCGCGTACCCTTCCTGGCCAGCGTCATCCTGATCGTCATCGCCGTGTTCATCCGGCTCAAGCTCAAGGAGACCCCGGTCTTCCAGGAGCTCGAAAAGCACAAGGCCGTGGTCAAGAACCCGGTAGGCCAGATCTGGAAGCACTCCAAGAAGAACGTGCTGGTGGGCATCGGCCTGCGGATGGGCGAAAACGGAAACTCATCGATCTACTCCGCGCTGCTGGTGTCCTTCATCAGCATGCCGGCCGGGGTGTTCGCCGGCGACAAGTTCATCGGCCCCACCGGCCTGCTGATCGCCGCCGGATTCGCGGCGGTCCTGGTGGTCACCTTCGGCGCGCTGTCAGACCGGTTCGGCCGGGTTCCCGTCTACCGCTACGGCGCCCTTTTCCAAGCCGTCATTGCCCTCCCGGCCTTCTACCTGGTCACGCTGGGCAACGTCACCCTGGTGTGGGTGGTCATGGTGGTGGGCATCGCCATCGGCGTGCAGTCCATGCTGGGCCCCCAGTGCGCCCTGCTGCCGGAACTCTTCGGCTCGCAGCACCGCTTCACCGGCGTGGCCCTCAGCCGGGAACTCTCCGCTGTCCTGGCCGGCGGATTCGCACCGATGATCGGTGTGGCGCTGCTGGCGGCGACCAACCACTCCTGGCTGGTTCCGGCGCTCTACTCGCTGGTGCTGGCGGGCATCTCATTCGCCACCACGTTCTTCACCCCCGAAACGAACGGCCGCGACCTGGTGGTCGTGGAGGACGCCAAGTGA
- a CDS encoding IclR family transcriptional regulator: protein MADSRTPASPDKSGAASPAPAVTRAAAVLDALAASATGRLTLSDLSREVGIPKSSTSNLLLALEEARLITRQGAEFTLGRKLVELGAAYLGRMDEVQEFYRYCEQASVLSGETVRIAMLDGTSVIYLARYEGHPAVRLTSNIGDKMPVSLCAVGKALIARLNVHDIEEMFPDDAELPVLTPKSLRTGAELKSQLREIREQGYAFEDEESTTGVVCLAVSVPTRGAHGPSLGLSVTALKATYTPEQGSQMVKELKELAHSLGNPMG from the coding sequence ATGGCCGATTCCCGCACTCCCGCTTCACCGGACAAATCGGGGGCCGCCTCGCCGGCGCCGGCTGTCACGCGTGCGGCTGCCGTCCTGGATGCGCTGGCTGCCTCGGCCACGGGCCGGCTGACCCTCAGCGACCTCTCGCGGGAGGTGGGCATCCCCAAATCCTCCACCTCCAACCTCCTGCTGGCGCTCGAAGAGGCACGGCTGATCACCCGGCAGGGAGCGGAATTCACGCTGGGCCGCAAGCTGGTGGAGCTCGGTGCCGCCTACCTGGGCCGGATGGACGAGGTCCAGGAGTTCTACCGCTACTGCGAACAGGCGTCCGTGCTCTCCGGGGAAACGGTCCGGATCGCCATGCTGGATGGAACCAGCGTCATCTACCTTGCCCGCTATGAGGGCCATCCCGCAGTCCGCTTGACCTCCAACATCGGCGACAAGATGCCCGTCTCGCTCTGCGCCGTTGGCAAGGCACTGATTGCCCGCCTGAACGTGCACGACATCGAGGAGATGTTCCCTGACGATGCCGAGCTGCCGGTCCTCACACCCAAATCGCTGCGCACCGGGGCAGAACTGAAGTCGCAGCTGCGGGAAATACGCGAGCAAGGGTACGCCTTCGAGGACGAGGAAAGCACCACCGGCGTGGTGTGCCTCGCGGTTTCCGTCCCGACGCGCGGCGCCCATGGGCCCAGCCTGGGCTTGTCCGTGACCGCGCTAAAGGCCACCTACACCCCGGAGCAGGGCTCGCAGATGGTCAAGGAGCTCAAGGAGCTTGCGCACTCCCTGGGCAACCCCATGGGTTAG
- a CDS encoding fumarylacetoacetate hydrolase family protein, whose product MRIARIKTASGALHAVERAGAWDHIIDPFEAPLRFTGGTTPAGEAEFLAPVAPAVVVGIGHNLTLNDHPLPIQAWHKSVHTVAAPGDQIVAARGRGTVNAEGELAVVIGKQAAGLTAENALDHVLGYTCVNDVTNVDQNAVDERNFQGKAGVNYTPLGPWIETALPDPERAGIDVHINGVPRANSGTFNLPSTVVDCLVYVTSWLTLEPGDVVMTGAPGTAVPVEPGDRVDIVVEGVGTLTSTVC is encoded by the coding sequence ATGCGCATCGCCAGAATCAAGACCGCTTCCGGCGCCCTGCACGCCGTCGAACGGGCCGGGGCATGGGACCACATCATTGACCCGTTCGAAGCGCCGCTCCGTTTCACGGGCGGCACCACCCCCGCGGGTGAGGCGGAATTCCTCGCGCCCGTAGCCCCGGCCGTGGTGGTAGGCATCGGCCACAACCTGACCCTCAACGACCACCCCCTGCCCATCCAGGCCTGGCATAAGTCTGTCCACACCGTCGCCGCACCCGGGGACCAGATCGTGGCAGCACGCGGCCGCGGCACGGTAAACGCCGAAGGTGAACTCGCCGTGGTGATCGGCAAACAGGCGGCCGGACTGACCGCGGAGAACGCCCTGGACCACGTCCTCGGCTATACCTGCGTCAACGACGTCACCAACGTGGACCAGAACGCGGTGGACGAGCGGAACTTCCAAGGCAAGGCCGGCGTCAATTACACGCCCCTTGGACCGTGGATAGAGACCGCCCTCCCGGATCCCGAACGCGCCGGCATTGACGTCCACATCAACGGGGTACCCCGGGCCAACTCCGGGACGTTCAACCTGCCCTCCACCGTGGTGGACTGCCTTGTCTACGTCACGTCCTGGCTGACACTGGAGCCCGGGGATGTGGTCATGACGGGCGCGCCTGGCACGGCGGTGCCCGTGGAGCCGGGCGACCGCGTGGACATTGTGGTGGAGGGCGTCGGCACCCTGACCAGCACGGTCTGCTAG